Proteins from a single region of Candidatus Binatia bacterium:
- the acpS gene encoding holo-[acyl-carrier-protein] synthase codes for MVVGIGVDFVEVGRIRAALRRAGFRDRVFTAEEIRECQRRKRSPEESFAARFAGKEAVFKALGRGVGQGGIGWKDVEILRGDGAPSVRLRGAAERRAEELHVARWHVALSHAAGFAVAVVIAESVGTPRAR; via the coding sequence ATGGTCGTCGGCATCGGCGTGGACTTCGTGGAGGTGGGGCGTATCCGGGCGGCGCTTCGGCGGGCGGGCTTCCGCGACCGGGTGTTCACGGCAGAGGAAATCCGCGAGTGCCAGAGGCGGAAGCGTTCCCCCGAAGAAAGCTTCGCGGCGCGATTCGCCGGCAAAGAGGCGGTCTTCAAGGCGCTGGGGCGCGGGGTCGGTCAGGGAGGGATCGGGTGGAAAGACGTCGAGATCCTGCGGGGGGACGGCGCACCTTCGGTGCGGCTTCGGGGAGCTGCCGAACGACGGGCCGAGGAGCTCCACGTCGCGCGCTGGCACGTCGCGCTCTCCCACGCGGCCGGCTTCGCGGTGGCCGTCGTCATCGCGGAGAGCGTCGGCACGCCGAGAGCACGATGA
- a CDS encoding radical SAM protein, which produces MGSPRERNPRRETILFPKKGDAPHRVFLAYPNVYAVGMGNLGFQAVYEIVDRTPGFVCERVFFPDSDGPVRSVESRREVGEADLLAFSISFEEDYWRVLRMLERGGLSLRAREREAGPLVLAGGPAVFLNPEPLADFVDLFLVGEAEEMLPEFLSVYAESAGKRNDRQGLLAEVAEKVRGAYVPRFFRPVYDGERQVALEHEGPGPARVERRLVLDLDRFATTTRVLSDEAVFGDMFLVEASRGCQWGCRFCAAGFIYRPLRTRSVERLRSELLRGLEHRRTIGLVGAEMASVPGVDRLAEEASVRGGRLSPSSLKADCVTPRLASALGAGGNRSVTVAPEAGSERLRRVINKNLEEKDILRAVDLLVGEGVPDLKLYFMVGLPTERAEDVEAIVELTETILRRQSAAGGKSRVGRLTVSINPFVPKPWTPFQWEPMEEIGSLRAKLAFLRQRLGREPRVRVETESPREAYVQTLLSRGDRRVGRFLEAVHRSGGDAWAVVRDWKRSGLGDLPPPDAYVHRRYAFDEFLPWEVLEQQLSKLYLWVERRKAFEALETPPCDTSTCTACAAC; this is translated from the coding sequence ATGGGTAGCCCCCGCGAAAGAAACCCCCGGAGGGAAACGATTCTCTTCCCGAAAAAGGGAGACGCTCCCCACCGGGTTTTTCTCGCGTACCCCAACGTGTACGCCGTGGGCATGGGAAACCTGGGGTTCCAGGCCGTCTACGAGATCGTGGACCGAACCCCCGGGTTCGTTTGCGAGCGTGTTTTTTTTCCCGACTCCGACGGCCCCGTCCGCAGCGTCGAGAGCCGACGGGAGGTGGGGGAGGCGGACCTCCTCGCGTTCTCGATTTCGTTCGAAGAAGACTACTGGCGGGTCCTCCGGATGCTCGAGCGCGGAGGGCTTTCCCTTCGGGCCCGCGAGCGCGAGGCCGGGCCGCTCGTGCTCGCGGGGGGGCCCGCGGTCTTTCTGAATCCGGAGCCTCTGGCGGATTTCGTGGACCTCTTTCTGGTCGGCGAGGCGGAGGAAATGCTGCCCGAGTTCCTCTCCGTGTACGCCGAGTCGGCCGGAAAACGGAACGACCGGCAGGGCTTGCTTGCGGAGGTGGCCGAGAAGGTCCGGGGAGCTTACGTGCCCCGGTTTTTCCGGCCCGTGTACGACGGGGAACGGCAGGTGGCGCTCGAGCACGAGGGGCCGGGACCCGCCCGAGTCGAACGGCGGCTCGTCCTCGACCTCGACCGGTTCGCGACCACCACGCGCGTGCTTTCCGACGAGGCGGTCTTCGGGGACATGTTCCTCGTGGAGGCGAGCCGGGGATGCCAGTGGGGATGCCGGTTCTGCGCGGCGGGTTTCATCTACCGCCCGCTCAGGACGCGCAGCGTGGAACGGCTCCGGTCCGAGCTCCTCCGGGGTCTCGAGCACAGGCGGACGATCGGGCTCGTGGGGGCGGAGATGGCGAGCGTGCCCGGGGTGGATCGGCTCGCCGAGGAAGCCAGTGTCCGGGGAGGCCGGCTTTCGCCGTCCTCTCTCAAGGCCGACTGCGTGACCCCGCGGCTCGCCTCGGCACTCGGGGCGGGCGGCAACCGAAGCGTGACCGTGGCCCCCGAAGCGGGCTCGGAACGGCTGCGCCGGGTGATCAACAAGAACCTCGAGGAAAAGGACATCCTGCGAGCCGTCGACCTCCTGGTGGGGGAGGGGGTGCCCGACCTCAAGCTCTATTTCATGGTGGGGCTTCCCACGGAGAGGGCCGAGGACGTCGAGGCGATCGTCGAGCTCACGGAGACGATCCTGCGGCGCCAGTCCGCTGCCGGGGGGAAGTCGCGTGTGGGAAGGCTCACCGTTTCGATCAACCCGTTCGTTCCGAAACCCTGGACGCCGTTCCAGTGGGAGCCCATGGAAGAAATCGGGTCGCTGCGGGCCAAGCTCGCCTTTCTGCGGCAGCGGCTCGGCCGAGAACCGAGAGTGAGGGTCGAAACCGAATCGCCGCGCGAAGCCTACGTGCAGACCCTCCTCTCGCGCGGGGACCGCCGCGTGGGGCGCTTTCTCGAGGCGGTCCATCGCTCGGGCGGTGACGCCTGGGCGGTGGTACGGGACTGGAAGCGTTCGGGCCTCGGGGATCTTCCGCCACCGGATGCCTACGTCCACCGGCGGTACGCGTTCGACGAATTTCTTCCCTGGGAGGTCCTCGAGCAGCAGCTCTCGAAACTTTACCTCTGGGTGGAACGGCGGAAGGCTTTCGAAGCGCTCGAGACTCCCCCGTGCGACACCTCCACGTGCACCGCCTGCGCGGCTTGCTGA
- the ftsZ gene encoding cell division protein FtsZ — MIEYVPEQKVGACIKVVGVGGGGGNALNTMIAAGLCGVEFVAANTDAQALAANLCPVKIQLGEQLTKGLGAGANPEVGRQAALEDADKIRDHLVGADMVFITAGMGGGTGTGGAPVIARLAKETGALTVGVVTKPFSFEGKKRMQQAEQGIRELKDSVDTLIVIPNQRLLTIASRDAGLLEAFRKVDEVLLYAVRGISDLITVHGLINLDFADVRTIMCEMGLALMGSASASGEQRAVEAAQRAISSPLLEDLSIEGARGILINITGSPDLSLHEVNDAATLVQKLADEDANIIFGAVIDETLEDEVRVTVIATGFGEGSAARRPLGAPGSLASPAAPKIAPDGRPVVKVGCVVDDDLETPAIERKGRDGTDEYFLEQEEEGRFELPSFLRPRRRR; from the coding sequence ATGATCGAGTACGTGCCGGAACAGAAGGTCGGGGCATGCATCAAGGTCGTCGGCGTGGGGGGCGGGGGCGGCAACGCCCTCAACACGATGATCGCCGCGGGACTCTGCGGGGTGGAGTTCGTCGCGGCCAACACGGACGCTCAAGCGCTGGCGGCCAACCTCTGCCCCGTCAAAATCCAGCTCGGAGAGCAGCTCACCAAGGGGCTCGGCGCGGGCGCGAATCCCGAGGTGGGGCGGCAAGCGGCGCTCGAGGATGCCGACAAGATCCGGGATCACCTGGTGGGTGCCGACATGGTTTTCATCACCGCCGGCATGGGGGGCGGGACCGGCACGGGCGGTGCTCCCGTCATCGCCCGGCTGGCCAAGGAAACAGGCGCCCTCACGGTCGGCGTGGTGACGAAGCCCTTTTCGTTCGAGGGGAAGAAGCGGATGCAGCAGGCCGAGCAAGGCATCCGGGAGCTGAAGGACTCGGTGGACACCTTGATCGTCATCCCGAACCAGAGGCTGCTCACGATCGCGAGCCGGGATGCCGGCTTGCTCGAGGCCTTCCGAAAGGTGGACGAGGTGTTGCTCTACGCCGTTCGGGGCATTTCCGACCTCATCACCGTCCACGGGCTCATCAACCTCGACTTCGCGGACGTGCGCACGATCATGTGCGAGATGGGCCTCGCTCTGATGGGATCGGCCTCCGCCTCGGGAGAGCAGAGGGCCGTCGAAGCCGCACAGAGGGCGATCTCGAGTCCTCTCCTCGAGGATCTCTCGATCGAAGGGGCGCGCGGAATCCTCATCAACATCACCGGCAGCCCGGATCTCTCGCTCCACGAGGTGAACGACGCGGCGACGCTCGTCCAGAAACTCGCCGACGAGGACGCGAACATCATCTTCGGCGCCGTGATCGACGAGACGCTCGAGGACGAGGTGCGAGTGACGGTCATCGCCACGGGTTTCGGCGAGGGTTCGGCCGCGCGCCGGCCTCTGGGTGCCCCCGGAAGCCTGGCCTCGCCGGCCGCCCCGAAAATCGCCCCCGACGGCCGCCCCGTCGTGAAGGTCGGCTGCGTCGTGGACGACGACCTCGAGACGCCGGCCATCGAGCGGAAGGGCCGGGACGGCACGGACGAGTACTTCCTCGAACAGGAAGAGGAAGGCCGGTTCGAACTCCCGTCGTTCTTGCGTCCGCGGCGCCGGCGGTAG
- the ftsA gene encoding cell division protein FtsA → MARRAEFLVGLDPGTTCVTAVVARPREDSFEVVGVGTAPSAGIRGGVVVNVEPAAGAVSRAVHEAEVMAGCEIHSVFVGVGGRHVRGWNSHGVVAVRGREVERSDVERVLETASAVALPPEERILHVLPQHFVLDGRERVFDPVGMNGVRLEAYVHLVVASWPSVENLRRCCERAGLHVAGVLGQPVASAEAVLADEERELGVLVLDIGGGTTGVAVYREGSLRHTAVLPWGGRHVTNDIAYGLKVSSREAEILKRRHATCRAREVDPEESVEVSSVSGEPRFFARRKLAQIVEARMEEIFSLVRRHLRWAGVEPQDFPCGVVLTGGTARLPGCEELGRDVLGAAVRVGRPLRAFGRPEVETGPEFSTAVGLLRLASPGFGAGGAEDEGVFGKVRRRVAGWLREFF, encoded by the coding sequence ATGGCGAGACGGGCGGAGTTTTTGGTGGGGTTGGATCCGGGTACGACGTGCGTCACGGCCGTGGTGGCTCGTCCACGGGAGGACTCCTTCGAGGTCGTGGGCGTGGGGACGGCCCCGTCGGCCGGGATTCGTGGCGGCGTGGTCGTCAACGTCGAGCCTGCGGCCGGGGCCGTCTCTCGCGCGGTCCACGAAGCCGAGGTCATGGCCGGGTGCGAAATCCACAGCGTCTTCGTGGGGGTGGGAGGAAGGCACGTTCGGGGCTGGAACAGCCACGGAGTCGTTGCGGTACGCGGCCGTGAGGTGGAGCGCTCGGACGTCGAGCGCGTTCTCGAGACGGCCAGTGCGGTGGCTCTTCCCCCCGAAGAACGGATCCTCCACGTGCTGCCCCAGCATTTCGTCCTCGACGGAAGGGAGCGTGTTTTCGACCCCGTGGGCATGAACGGCGTTCGGCTCGAGGCCTACGTCCACCTCGTCGTGGCGTCGTGGCCGTCGGTCGAAAACCTGAGGAGGTGCTGCGAAAGGGCCGGGTTGCACGTCGCGGGCGTTCTCGGGCAACCGGTCGCCTCGGCCGAAGCGGTGCTCGCGGACGAGGAGCGGGAGCTCGGAGTCCTGGTCCTCGACATCGGAGGAGGGACGACGGGCGTGGCCGTCTACCGCGAGGGGAGCTTGCGTCACACCGCCGTCCTTCCCTGGGGTGGGCGCCACGTGACGAACGACATCGCTTACGGGCTCAAGGTCTCCTCGCGGGAAGCGGAAATCCTCAAACGACGGCACGCGACCTGCCGGGCGCGTGAGGTCGATCCCGAGGAGTCGGTGGAGGTCTCTTCGGTGAGCGGGGAGCCCAGGTTTTTTGCCCGGCGCAAGCTCGCCCAGATCGTCGAAGCCCGGATGGAAGAGATCTTTTCCCTGGTCCGCCGCCACCTCCGGTGGGCGGGCGTGGAGCCGCAGGACTTTCCCTGTGGGGTCGTCCTCACCGGAGGAACGGCTCGTCTGCCGGGATGCGAGGAGCTCGGCAGGGACGTTCTCGGCGCGGCGGTACGCGTGGGCCGGCCGCTGCGCGCTTTCGGACGGCCGGAAGTCGAGACCGGTCCCGAGTTCTCCACCGCGGTCGGGCTCCTGCGGCTCGCCAGCCCGGGGTTCGGGGCCGGTGGCGCCGAGGACGAGGGCGTTTTCGGAAAGGTCCGCCGCAGAGTCGCGGGCTGGTTGCGGGAGTTTTTCTGA
- the murB gene encoding UDP-N-acetylenolpyruvoylglucosamine reductase, protein MKVPDSVRQEFLRRLGPVVRLDEPLWRHTSFRIGGPADLWVEARTTEEVQTTLGLAALYGVPVTVLGAGTNVLVSDRGVRGVVLRLGRPFAVLEWPDGEGGMRVRAGAAGSLRKLVRAAVERSLEGLEFAEGIPGTVGGGLLMNAGAFGGELGSVVEAVHGVESGGEARVVPKESLRFGYRRMDLPEGFVVTFVEFRLRPGDPSEIRARMEEARSRRRNSQPRGKPNAGSIFKNPQGTYAGRLIEEAGLKGARRGGAMISTKHANFIVNLGSAKAEDVRALMEEARLVVEKRFGIRLEPEVRLVGEWD, encoded by the coding sequence ATGAAGGTGCCCGACTCGGTACGCCAGGAATTCCTCCGGCGGCTCGGTCCCGTGGTTCGTCTCGACGAACCGCTCTGGCGCCACACCTCGTTCCGCATCGGGGGGCCCGCCGACCTCTGGGTCGAAGCCCGGACCACGGAGGAGGTGCAGACGACGCTCGGGCTCGCGGCTCTCTACGGCGTTCCCGTGACGGTTCTGGGGGCGGGCACCAACGTCCTGGTGAGCGACCGGGGCGTCCGGGGTGTCGTCTTGCGGCTGGGCCGGCCTTTTGCGGTTCTCGAGTGGCCCGACGGGGAGGGGGGTATGCGGGTCCGGGCCGGTGCCGCGGGTTCTCTCAGGAAGCTCGTCCGCGCGGCCGTCGAGCGGTCTCTCGAGGGTCTCGAGTTCGCCGAGGGCATCCCCGGGACCGTGGGCGGGGGGCTCCTGATGAACGCGGGGGCGTTCGGCGGAGAGTTGGGCAGCGTCGTCGAGGCCGTGCACGGGGTGGAATCCGGCGGTGAAGCAAGGGTCGTCCCGAAGGAGAGTCTCCGGTTCGGCTACCGCAGAATGGACCTGCCCGAGGGTTTCGTCGTGACGTTCGTGGAGTTCCGCTTGCGGCCTGGAGATCCTTCGGAGATCCGGGCTCGCATGGAGGAGGCGCGCAGCCGTCGCAGGAACTCCCAGCCGCGCGGAAAGCCGAACGCGGGGTCGATCTTCAAGAACCCTCAAGGTACCTACGCGGGTCGTCTGATCGAGGAAGCGGGTCTGAAGGGCGCACGCCGGGGTGGAGCGATGATTTCGACGAAACACGCGAATTTCATCGTGAACCTGGGCAGTGCGAAAGCGGAAGACGTGAGGGCGCTGATGGAGGAAGCCCGCCTCGTGGTGGAAAAAAGGTTCGGGATCCGTCTCGAACCCGAGGTGAGGCTCGTGGGGGAGTGGGACTGA
- the murC gene encoding UDP-N-acetylmuramate--L-alanine ligase — MSQAFRRPRRVHFVGIGGVGMSGLAEILLTLGHTVTGSDLRKSRITERLERLGARVFLGHDAAHVAPDTDVVVISSAVKYSNPEVLRARELSIPVVLRGEMLADLLRLKHSVVVGGSHGKTTTTSLIGTILAHAGLDPTAVVGGVVQGFGSNVRLGRGEVLVVEADESDGSFLLLSPTIAVVTNIDPEHLDYYGDLEQLKNAFLQFANRVPFEGCAVLCLDHPNVRAILPAVRKRVVTYGTSADAEWRAEDVAVRETETTFRVRRRGRLLGSVRLGLPGRHHATNAVAALVVASELGVPFEVSAEALGRFSGIHRRFELCGEANGVLVVSDYAHHPAEIAATLGAAREGFARRLVVAFQPHRFTRTRDLFYDFLSAFDAADVLVLTEIYGAGEAEIPGVQGEALYHALRRRGHVDVHFEPDRTGLLERVLALVRPGDLLLVLGAGDIHELAADVLVALGARPSSDLVQ, encoded by the coding sequence ATGTCGCAAGCGTTCCGTAGGCCGCGGCGCGTTCATTTCGTGGGCATCGGTGGCGTGGGGATGAGCGGGCTCGCGGAAATCCTCCTCACCCTGGGGCACACCGTCACGGGCTCCGACCTTCGCAAGAGCCGGATCACGGAACGGCTCGAACGCCTCGGCGCACGCGTGTTTCTCGGACACGACGCGGCCCACGTGGCCCCGGACACCGACGTCGTGGTGATTTCGTCGGCCGTCAAGTATTCGAACCCCGAGGTTCTGAGAGCCCGGGAACTCTCCATCCCCGTCGTGCTGCGGGGCGAGATGCTGGCCGATCTGCTGCGGCTCAAGCACAGCGTCGTGGTCGGTGGGTCGCACGGCAAGACCACCACCACGTCGTTGATCGGCACGATCCTGGCCCACGCGGGGCTCGATCCGACCGCCGTCGTCGGAGGCGTCGTGCAGGGGTTCGGGAGCAACGTGCGGCTCGGGCGGGGAGAGGTTCTCGTGGTGGAAGCGGACGAAAGCGACGGGAGCTTTCTCCTGCTCTCGCCCACGATCGCCGTCGTCACCAACATCGACCCCGAACACCTGGACTACTACGGAGACCTGGAGCAACTGAAAAACGCCTTCCTGCAGTTCGCCAACCGCGTCCCGTTCGAAGGCTGCGCCGTTCTCTGCCTCGATCACCCCAACGTGCGGGCGATTCTTCCGGCCGTTCGCAAGCGTGTCGTCACCTACGGGACGAGCGCGGACGCGGAGTGGCGGGCCGAGGACGTGGCCGTACGGGAAACCGAAACGACGTTCCGGGTCCGCCGGCGCGGCCGGCTCCTCGGGTCCGTGCGGCTCGGGCTTCCGGGCCGGCACCATGCCACCAACGCGGTGGCCGCTCTGGTCGTGGCCTCCGAGCTCGGCGTTCCCTTCGAGGTCTCGGCCGAAGCGCTGGGGCGTTTCAGCGGGATCCACCGCCGTTTCGAGCTTTGCGGCGAAGCGAACGGCGTGCTCGTCGTGAGCGATTACGCACACCACCCCGCCGAGATCGCCGCGACGCTGGGGGCGGCCCGCGAAGGTTTCGCACGACGCCTCGTGGTCGCCTTCCAGCCCCACCGGTTCACGCGCACCCGGGACCTTTTCTACGACTTCCTCTCGGCGTTCGACGCCGCCGACGTTCTCGTTCTGACCGAGATCTACGGCGCGGGCGAGGCCGAAATTCCGGGCGTTCAGGGGGAGGCTCTCTACCACGCCCTCCGGAGGCGAGGACACGTGGACGTCCACTTCGAACCGGATCGCACCGGTTTGCTCGAGCGCGTTCTCGCGCTGGTGCGTCCCGGCGATTTGCTGCTGGTGCTGGGTGCGGGCGACATCCACGAGTTGGCCGCCGACGTTCTCGTGGCGCTCGGAGCTCGGCCGTCTTCGGACCTGGTCCAATGA
- the murG gene encoding UDP-N-acetylglucosamine--N-acetylmuramyl-(pentapeptide) pyrophosphoryl-undecaprenol N-acetylglucosamine transferase: MVVAGGGTGGHIFPGLAVAEAVRERSGEVLFVGGGYGLEKKVVPAHGVPLATLPVRPLRGKGPRALLAFGVSFPYAVGRAWWELRRFDPDVVLGVGGYASVPVVVAARLRGVPVVLLEQNAVPGLATRVLSRWARVVCLAFSAARASLEGVPTELTGNPVRRFPVRPGPSPRTGFTLLVLGGSQGAHKINVAVREAARVLVREIRGFRLVHQTGEGDFSSVREAYRESGVEAKVVPFLEDMGDAYASADLVLCRAGATTLAELTVLGKPSILVPYPYAADDHQRANAEVLVRAGAAELILDRDLTPDRLVACVTGLASDPERLRSMAERALLLGRPDATERVVEVCERVARGADHVASVP; encoded by the coding sequence ATGGTCGTCGCAGGCGGCGGTACGGGCGGGCACATTTTTCCCGGCCTCGCAGTGGCCGAGGCGGTGCGAGAGCGCTCGGGGGAAGTCCTTTTCGTGGGAGGCGGCTACGGCCTCGAAAAAAAAGTGGTCCCCGCCCACGGCGTGCCTCTCGCCACGTTGCCCGTTCGGCCGCTCCGAGGCAAAGGGCCCCGGGCGCTCCTCGCTTTCGGCGTTTCCTTTCCGTACGCGGTAGGGCGTGCGTGGTGGGAGTTGCGCCGGTTCGACCCCGACGTGGTGCTCGGCGTCGGAGGGTACGCCTCCGTACCCGTCGTGGTGGCGGCGCGGCTCCGGGGAGTCCCCGTCGTCCTCCTCGAGCAGAACGCGGTCCCCGGCCTCGCGACGCGTGTTCTTTCGCGCTGGGCCCGCGTCGTGTGCCTCGCGTTTTCCGCCGCCCGCGCGTCGCTCGAAGGGGTGCCCACCGAACTCACCGGGAATCCCGTGCGGCGGTTTCCCGTCCGCCCGGGTCCCTCCCCTCGGACGGGATTCACGCTCCTCGTGCTCGGCGGAAGCCAGGGAGCCCACAAGATCAACGTCGCCGTTCGCGAGGCCGCGCGCGTGCTCGTGCGCGAGATTCGGGGCTTTCGCCTCGTGCACCAGACCGGAGAGGGGGACTTTTCGTCCGTGCGGGAAGCGTACCGGGAGAGCGGCGTGGAGGCGAAGGTCGTCCCCTTCCTCGAAGACATGGGGGACGCCTACGCGAGCGCGGACCTCGTGCTCTGCAGAGCCGGGGCCACGACACTGGCCGAGCTTACCGTGCTCGGGAAACCGTCGATTCTGGTCCCCTACCCCTACGCCGCCGACGACCACCAGAGGGCGAACGCCGAAGTGCTCGTGCGGGCGGGAGCGGCCGAGCTGATCCTCGACCGGGATCTCACCCCGGATCGGCTCGTGGCCTGCGTAACGGGACTCGCGTCCGACCCGGAGCGCTTGCGCTCGATGGCGGAGCGCGCCCTTCTTCTCGGAAGACCCGACGCGACGGAGCGGGTCGTGGAAGTTTGCGAGCGAGTCGCGAGAGGAGCCGATCATGTCGCAAGCGTTCCGTAG
- the ftsW gene encoding putative lipid II flippase FtsW, whose product MTTFPSQVRTFVIPRKGRPDPVLLLCTGLLLCVGLVMVFDATYFYSAERTGNPFWLFFKQLAAACVGLGVFLFFLELPASTLERWAPVGLLLASVLLLLVWSPELGEARHGARRWIAVRGKVTLQPVEFVKVALVCYLARSIARKGERIRSFSRGILPPTIVVAVLSACLIAQPDYGNAALLWVLLLAMLFAGGARLSHLAALGGSAGVGLGAVLVMAPYRTARLLSFLDPWDDVTRTDFQLVQSFLAFGSGGLYGNGLGSGRQRFFLPEVHTDFLFALLGEETGLVGAFLVLGLFLLLALRGFRTSLRHPTPFGGMLAFGVTVGFFSNVLVNLGVVLGLIPTKGLPLPLMSYGGSALVGTLAQLGMLGALSRSTG is encoded by the coding sequence ATGACGACGTTTCCGAGCCAGGTTCGGACCTTCGTGATCCCGAGAAAGGGACGCCCGGATCCCGTTCTCCTGCTCTGCACGGGCCTGCTGCTTTGCGTGGGGCTCGTGATGGTCTTCGACGCCACCTACTTCTACTCCGCCGAACGCACGGGCAACCCCTTCTGGCTTTTCTTCAAGCAGCTCGCGGCGGCTTGCGTGGGTCTCGGCGTGTTCCTGTTTTTCCTCGAGCTCCCCGCCTCGACGCTCGAACGTTGGGCGCCGGTCGGCCTCCTGCTCGCGTCCGTGCTCCTTCTGCTCGTCTGGAGCCCCGAACTCGGGGAGGCCCGGCACGGGGCTCGGCGCTGGATCGCCGTCCGCGGAAAGGTCACGCTCCAACCCGTGGAGTTCGTGAAAGTCGCGCTGGTCTGCTATCTCGCCCGGTCGATCGCGCGAAAGGGCGAGCGGATCCGGTCGTTTTCTCGCGGGATCTTGCCGCCCACGATCGTCGTCGCCGTCCTCTCCGCCTGCCTGATCGCACAGCCCGACTACGGGAACGCGGCTCTTCTCTGGGTGCTTCTGCTCGCGATGCTCTTCGCGGGCGGTGCGCGCCTCTCCCATCTCGCGGCTCTCGGCGGCTCGGCCGGGGTGGGCCTCGGGGCGGTCCTGGTCATGGCCCCGTACCGAACCGCCCGGCTCCTTTCTTTCCTCGACCCGTGGGACGACGTGACCAGGACGGATTTCCAGCTCGTGCAGTCCTTTCTCGCCTTCGGGTCGGGAGGACTCTACGGAAACGGCCTGGGAAGCGGCCGGCAGCGTTTTTTTCTCCCGGAGGTGCACACGGACTTTCTCTTCGCGCTGCTAGGGGAAGAGACGGGGCTCGTGGGCGCTTTCCTGGTGCTCGGACTCTTTCTCCTCCTCGCCCTGCGCGGGTTTCGGACGTCGCTGCGGCATCCGACCCCGTTCGGCGGGATGCTCGCGTTCGGCGTCACCGTGGGCTTTTTCTCGAACGTGCTCGTGAACCTGGGAGTGGTTCTCGGGCTGATTCCGACCAAGGGACTGCCGCTGCCGCTGATGAGCTACGGTGGGTCGGCGCTCGTCGGGACGCTGGCGCAGCTCGGGATGCTCGGGGCGCTTTCTCGCTCCACGGGATGA
- the murD gene encoding UDP-N-acetylmuramoylalanine--D-glutamate ligase, with product MNLSGKLVLVLGAGRTGRAVARFLRARRSRVRIAERSEAARQEAARELGESVVSDEDTSALGGVDLVVPSPGVPKDHPLLRSAVRLGVPVWSEIELAYRFLPCPILAVTGTNGKSTTTSLLGEMARRSVGRAFVGGNLGVPLVEALLEEALPDLAVVEVSSFQLEWVRCFRPALAVFLNLSPDHLDRYATFEEYAETKGRLVTAAGPESRVVLNRDDPGVWAFRNRTYGRVVSFGRDPVEFGAFLDGGDVVYRGPGGRPRRFSLRRTALRGAQNEENVLAAVAAACAWGFPDQAVQEAIDAAAPLPHRAEFVAERAGVRFVDDSKATNVGAVAKLLSGLSGEVVLLLGGYDKGADFRLLLPLFPGRVRHVVAFGAAGPEIARQLGQSVPLTVERGLEDAVRCAARLASSGQTVLLSPGCASFDEFSDYAERGRRFRQVVEALG from the coding sequence ATGAACCTTTCGGGCAAACTCGTGCTGGTCTTGGGTGCCGGGCGGACGGGACGTGCCGTCGCGCGCTTTCTCCGCGCCCGCCGCTCGCGCGTCCGCATCGCCGAGCGGTCCGAGGCGGCACGGCAGGAGGCGGCGCGCGAGCTCGGCGAGTCGGTCGTTTCGGACGAGGACACCTCGGCCCTCGGCGGCGTCGACCTCGTCGTGCCGAGTCCGGGGGTCCCCAAGGATCACCCCCTCCTGCGTTCGGCCGTCCGGCTCGGCGTGCCCGTCTGGAGCGAGATCGAGCTGGCGTACCGCTTTCTTCCGTGCCCGATCCTCGCGGTCACGGGGACGAACGGCAAGAGTACGACCACCTCGCTGCTCGGGGAGATGGCGCGGCGGTCGGTGGGCCGAGCGTTCGTCGGGGGCAACCTGGGTGTCCCTCTGGTCGAGGCGCTTCTCGAGGAGGCGCTGCCGGACCTGGCGGTCGTGGAAGTGTCGAGCTTCCAGCTCGAATGGGTCCGGTGCTTTCGTCCCGCGCTCGCGGTTTTTCTGAACCTGAGCCCCGATCACCTCGACCGATACGCTACCTTCGAGGAGTACGCGGAAACGAAGGGCCGGCTCGTCACGGCCGCGGGCCCCGAGTCTCGCGTGGTGCTCAATCGCGACGATCCCGGCGTCTGGGCCTTCCGGAACCGCACCTACGGGCGTGTCGTTTCGTTCGGCCGGGATCCCGTGGAGTTCGGCGCTTTCCTGGACGGCGGGGACGTCGTCTACCGGGGCCCCGGGGGGAGGCCGCGCCGCTTCTCGCTCCGGCGGACGGCTCTCCGCGGGGCGCAAAACGAAGAGAACGTGCTGGCTGCGGTCGCGGCCGCCTGCGCGTGGGGGTTTCCCGACCAGGCCGTGCAGGAGGCGATCGATGCGGCGGCTCCGCTCCCTCACAGGGCGGAGTTCGTGGCCGAGCGCGCAGGAGTGCGGTTCGTCGACGATTCGAAGGCCACGAACGTCGGCGCCGTGGCCAAGCTTCTCTCGGGCCTTTCCGGAGAGGTCGTGCTTCTGCTGGGCGGCTACGACAAAGGGGCGGACTTCCGGCTTCTCCTGCCTCTTTTCCCCGGCAGAGTGCGGCACGTCGTGGCGTTCGGTGCCGCGGGTCCCGAGATTGCGCGGCAACTCGGGCAGAGCGTGCCGCTCACCGTGGAACGGGGGCTCGAGGACGCCGTGCGGTGTGCGGCCCGACTCGCCTCGAGCGGGCAGACCGTCCTTCTCTCGCCGGGGTGTGCGAGCTTCGACGAGTTCTCGGACTATGCCGAGAGGGGTCGGCGTTTCCGGCAGGTCGTGGAGGCTCTCGGATGA